GCGTCCACGCACGAGCACGACTACGTCGCGGCGTACGTGGCGGAGCTCGGCGACGTCGTCGACATGGACGCGATCCGCGCGTCCGGCGTCCGCCTCGGCGTCGACCCGATGGGCGGCGCGGCGGTCGCGTACTTCGAGCCCGTCGCGGCGCGCTACGGCGTCGATCTTCGGGTCGTCAACGATCGCGTGGATCCGACGTTCTCGTTCATGACCGTGGACCGCGACGGGAAGATCCGGATGGACTGCTCGTCCCCCAACGCCATGGCGTCGCTCATCGCGATGAAGGACGACTTCGACGTCGCCTTCGGCAACGATCCGGACGCGGATCGGCACGGGATCGTGACGCCGCGCGGCCTCATGAACCCGAACCACTACCTCTCGGCGGCGATCTCGTACCTCTTCGGCAACCGCCCGGGCTGGCCCGAGGGCGCCGCGATCGGCAAGACGCTCGTGAGCAGCGCCATGATCGACCGCGTCGGCGCGCGGGCGGGCCGCGCCGTGGTCGAGGTGCCGGTGGGGTTCAAGTGGTTCGTCGACGGGCTCGTGCGCGGCGCGTTCGGCTTCGCCGGCGAGGAGAGCGCGGGCGCGGCGTTCCTCCGACGCGACGGGACGGTGTGGACCACCGACAAGGACGGGCTCATCCTCGGGCTGCTCGCGGCCGAGATCACGGCGAAGCTCGGGCGGGACCCGGCGGAGCTGTACGCGCGGCTCGCGCGGGAGCTCGGCGAGCCGGTCTACGAGCGGATCGACGCGGCCGCGACGCCCGCGCAGAAGAAGGCGCTCCAGTCGCTCTCGCCCGACGCGGTGACCGCCCGCGAGCTCGCGGGCGAGCCGATCCTGGAGAAGCTGACGCGCGCCCCGGGCAACGGCGCCGGGATCGGGGGGCTCAAGGTGACGGCGAAGAACGGCTGGTTCGCGGCGCGGCCGTCCGGCACCGAGGACGTGTACAAGATCTACGCGGAGAGCTTCCTCGGGACGGAGCACCTGCGGCGGATCCAGGAGGAGGCGAGGGAGATCGTCGCCGGAGCCATGAGATGAATGGGAGTCATGGGGTCGGGATTCGCATTCTTCGCATTCTTCGCATTCTTCTCATTCTTCCCATTTTTGGTAGACTCCACCCAATTTCGACGACGAGGAGGTACTCATGAAGACCCGAATCACTTGTGCTGTGTGTTGCGTGGCCGTCCTGTTCGCGCTCGGCTGCGGGGCCGGGGGCGGCCAGAAATCGACCACCGTGGAGATCTCTCCGCGGCCCATGCCCGAGGGCGGCAACTTCGACGGCGTGTTCCAGTCGCCGGCGTACGGCCGGATGGAGATCACCGTGCAGGGCGCGAACGCCGTGTGCCTGTACGAGGGCGAGCGCCACTACGGCAAGATCGAGGGGACGATCAGCGGCGACGTGCTGGCCTTCACGTGGACCCAGTGGAAGCAGGATCTCCAGGGCAAGGAGCGCTCGAGCACGGGGCACGGGTACTTCCGGTACGTCATCGAAGAGGAGAAGACCACCACCTCCTCCAAGCACGTGCATCGGCTCGTCGGCGAGTGGGGGTACGACGCGGACAACGCGGGCAACCCGTGGAAGGCGGTGAAGCTCGAGCGCGCGAAGAAGCAGCTCAAGCCGCACGAGAACGAGGAGATGGGGATGGGCGAGGACATGTCGCAGTCCGCCGGCTTCGACGCCGTGGCGGGCGAGGACTCGGTCGAGATGACTCCGGGCGCGGAGCCCGAGACCAAGGCCCCCACCATGCAGAAGGACGCGCCCGCCGAGGGCCTCGACAACCTGTTCTAGAGCCCCCCGCCGCATGGACGATCGACTCAAGGTGGTTGGCCTGACGGGTGGCATCGCCTCGGGCAAGAGCTCTGCCGCGCGGATGATGCGGAGGCTCGGGCTACCGGTGATCGACGCGGACGGCCTCGCGCACATGACGCTCGAGCAGGACGGCGAGGCGTATCGGCCCGTGCTCGAGGCGTTCGGGGCGGGCGTCCTCGGCGACGACGGCGTGGCGATCGACAGGCAGCGGCTCGGCCGGGTCGTATTCGACGACCCCGCCCGGCGCGCGGAGCTCGAGGCGATCACGCACCCGGCGATCTCGCGGCTCGCGCAGCGGGCGATCGACCTCGTCGAGGAGCGCGGCGAACGGCTCGCGATCTACGAGGCGGCGCTGCTCGTCGAGACCGGGATGCACAAGGGGCTCGCGGCGCTGATCGTCGTGTCGTGCCCGCTCGCCGCCCAGCTCGAGCGGCTCGTCGCGCGCGAGGGGTTCTCCAGGGCCGCCGCCGCGGCGCGCATCGCGTCCCAGCTGCCGCTCGAGGAGAA
Above is a genomic segment from Pseudomonadota bacterium containing:
- the coaE gene encoding dephospho-CoA kinase (Dephospho-CoA kinase (CoaE) performs the final step in coenzyme A biosynthesis.); protein product: MDDRLKVVGLTGGIASGKSSAARMMRRLGLPVIDADGLAHMTLEQDGEAYRPVLEAFGAGVLGDDGVAIDRQRLGRVVFDDPARRAELEAITHPAISRLAQRAIDLVEERGERLAIYEAALLVETGMHKGLAALIVVSCPLAAQLERLVAREGFSRAAAAARIASQLPLEEKVAVADYVIDNGGELVDLEARVAEVCAELRGRFTAGER
- the pgm gene encoding phosphoglucomutase (alpha-D-glucose-1,6-bisphosphate-dependent), which translates into the protein MTVHPLAGKLAPASLLVDVPALVTAYFAVRPDPAAPEQRVAFGTSGHRGVSTKGSFNEAHVLAVTQAVCEHRRAAGIDGPLFLGADTHALSSAARVTALEVLAANGVEVVIQAGGGFTPTPAISHAVLVHNRGRTAGLADGIVITPSHNPPDNGGFKYNPPHGGPADTDVTEAVERRANGLLEGGLEGVRRIPYQRARAAASTHEHDYVAAYVAELGDVVDMDAIRASGVRLGVDPMGGAAVAYFEPVAARYGVDLRVVNDRVDPTFSFMTVDRDGKIRMDCSSPNAMASLIAMKDDFDVAFGNDPDADRHGIVTPRGLMNPNHYLSAAISYLFGNRPGWPEGAAIGKTLVSSAMIDRVGARAGRAVVEVPVGFKWFVDGLVRGAFGFAGEESAGAAFLRRDGTVWTTDKDGLILGLLAAEITAKLGRDPAELYARLARELGEPVYERIDAAATPAQKKALQSLSPDAVTARELAGEPILEKLTRAPGNGAGIGGLKVTAKNGWFAARPSGTEDVYKIYAESFLGTEHLRRIQEEAREIVAGAMR